TTTTCTAATCTAACACCATATTTATGGGTTAGTAAGCTATTACAAAATTTACATTTTTTTTATTCAAAGCCTTTGATTTGCTTCAAAGCTAATAAACATAAGCTCTTCGAAAGGATTTACCAACCATTTTGTCCATTACATCTTCTCTTAAAATAAAGCTTTAATTCGTGCTTTATCTACTTAAAATCAAAAAAGCTTTTTGGAATTTTAATATTTGCCTCTAAGCCATAATACTATAACACGCTTTAGCCTAGCTATTTTATTATTTCTTAGAGACTCTGTATCCTCGAACCCCCATTCTCATGGCATTCATTTCGAATATGCATTACCTTTCAAATAAGTTTGAAACAACGATGACGCCTTAATTAATTCTACGTACCACTAAAGTATCTAGATCTAGTTTAAGTTTTAGCCACTTTTCAAGTTTGTCCTTATCCTTTTGGCGTAGTTCGTCCTTATACTCTTTTTTCCACTTTACAGAGAAAACTGGTGTGGTATCTTTTTTAGTGAAATTGGTATTAATCACATTACCATAAGAGAACTGTTCTATGTTTTCGTAGTTGATTTTCAACTCTTCTGTTAACCCATCAAAGGCCATATAACTGCTTTCTAATTGCGAAAAGCCTCTTAACTTATCTTCTAAATATCTAATTTTTTGATTTTGAGTTAACAGATCCAACGAGTCACGTGTTCTAAGCTCTTCCATATACTTAAAATTATCTAAGTTTTTAGAGCGATTCTGATTGATATTTAAAGTTGTAGTAGACAAAGCGCGGTAATCTTTTAAACGATTACGAAGCAAGGTAATGGTTGTTTCAGAAATTTCATCTAAACCAAAAGTATTCAGTTCTATGACCGAAGTTTTATCATCAAAATAAGTGTATGTCGCATTGTTTTTTATGTATTCCCCATGAGGCAAATCGGTTAACTCTTTACGGATAAAAGTACTAGCATCGCGGTTAAAATTACTTTCATTCAACACATTAATAAAAGTCCATACCGCCGGAATCATAACCACAATAGCCAACAACATGGCCGCTCTAGAAATGAACTGACGACGCTTAGAATTGGCGTATTTAAGCATGGGGAACCTCAGTAATTTCAATACTAAAAAGGTCGCTAAGGCAATAAAAATCGTGTTGATGGTAAACAAATACATGGCGCCACCGAAGTACACAAAGTTTCCTTTAGCCAAACCATAACCTGCCGTACAGAGCGGTGGCATTAAGGCTGTTGCGATAGCCACACCAAAAATAACCGAGGCGATGGTTCCTTTTTTGGTACGTGCAATAATTAAGGCCAAGCCACCAAAAAAGGCAATTAAAACGTCGCGAATATCTGGTCGTACACGACCTAAAAGCTCTGAAGTATCTTCACTTAAAGGGAATAACCAGAAAAATAGAAAAGCCGTTAGTAAACTTAGAACGATCATCGTCGCTAAATTTATTAACGACTTTTTAAGCGTATCAATATCGTTTATAGCAATAGACAGGCCTATACCTAAAATAGGCCCCATGAGCGGAGAAATTAACATGGCTCCAATAACCACGGCGGTTGAATTGGCGTTTAATCCAATGGAAGCCACAAAAATGGAACAGACTAAAATCCAAGCCGTGGCACCTTTAAACGGAATATCGGCAACAATGGCTTTGGTAGTCGCTTCCCGATCGGTATCTTCACGAAAATCTAACAATTCGCGCAAAAACACTTTGATACTCGCTAGAAGACCTTGCGCATCCTTTTTTACAGCATCTTTAGACTGCTCAACACTTTTGGCTTTCTCTGCCTCAGCGGCTTCATCAACCTTGTTCACCTTAGCTTCAGCTTCTTCTTCCGAAAAACTAAATTTATTTTCTTCGCTCATATGTTATTAACCGTATTGTTCTCCAAATTTATCTCTTACATTTTGGAGTACTTTTTTAATATCCTGTTCTTTAGACTTAGGAAAGATAAGCAAAACTTCTTCTTTATCTACAATAATATAATCCTGCAAACCGTCTATAACCACAATTTTATCTTTTTTGGTGCGAATCATGTTTCCAGATGCATCTTCAGGTAATACTCTAGCGTTTACAACAGCATTACCATTTTCAGTTTTATCAAGTTTATCATATAAACTACCCCAGGTTCCTAAATCGTTCCAATCAAATTCTGCTGCAATTACGTACACATTTTTAGACTTTTCCATAATGGCATAATCTACCGATATGTTTTCCGCCTTCGGATAGTTTTCTTTTATAAAATCGGCTTCTGCATTAGTATTGTAAGCACTAATTCCAGATTTAAAAAGCTCGAACAATTCTGGTTGATTTTTCTGAAAGGTGTTTATTACCGTTTTTACGCTCCACATAAAAATACCCGCATTCCAAAGAAAATTACCTTGAGATATAAAGGCTTTAGCGGTTTCATAATCTGGTTTTTCTCTAAATTGATTTACGGGTTTTATCGCTTCCGCGGAAGTCTTATCGTATTCAATATAACCATAACCTGTGTTTGGAAATGTAGGTTGAATACCCAATGTCATAAGCGCATCATTTTCCGAACAAAATTCAAAGGCCTGTTCTACATTTTTAGAGAAGGTATCTTCATCTTCAATCCAATGATCACTTGGTGCTACAATCATTACTGCATCGGGATTTTCTTTCTGAATTTTTAATGAAGCATATAAAATACAAGGCGCTGTATTTCGCATGGCAGGCTCTAAAACTACCTGGCGCTGGGTTACTTCGGGAAGCTGCTCTAAAACCAAGTCGTTATAACGCGCGTTGGTTAAAATAAATATATTCTCTTGGGGTATCAGTTTTGCTAAACGATGGAAGGTCTTCTGAATAAGCGTATCGCCGGTTCCTAGCATGTCGTGAAATTGCTTAGGAAATTCTTCTGTACTTACAGGCCAAAATCGTGATCCAACACCACCTGCCATTAATATTGCGTAATAATTCTTCTTCATCTTATTATTTTTTTAATATTTAAATATTTTCAATTTAAAAGTTCTACTTCGGCATTCGGACTAAACAAATACACTTTACCGGTTTTAACTTCAACACATTCAAAACGCTTAACCCGTTTTTTCATCATTTGGAAAATTTTACCATTATAAATTTTAAAATGACGACCCATTGGCACTTCAAAAATATAAGTTTTATCATTAGGGGCATCAAATTGTTTCAGGGCTAATGATAAATGGGCATCGGTATCGCTGCTCGCCTTCGGGTTTTTAAAATGTCTCGCCAATAAAGGGAGTAAGTCCAAAGGAAAAACTTCTGGATTTAAAAAGGGCAACATTAAACGCTGAAAGGTATACTTCCATTCTTTACCGTGAGGTTTAATAAACTTACCATAGGTTTTAAAAGCCTCTAAATGCGCGATTTCATGAACTAAAGTAATTAAAAATCGGTAGCAATTCAAATTCGAGTTTACTGTAATTTGATGTCTACCGTTTGGCAAACGCTTATAATCGCCATGACGGGTTTTACGTTCATTTTTTATTTTTATCGTTAAATGTTCATGCTCTAAAAGCTGTAAAATTAGAGGTACCGCTTTTTTGGGAATGTAATTTTGAAGTGTGTCCTGCATTAAAACAAAAATAGTAGATTTAAATTTAAATGTTGAATCGAGGAAAAGTTTAATTGTGTATTATGTTATGAGTAAAAGTTTCAAAGTGCATCAATAGGTAGCTCTATGATTTAGTTATGCATGTATCGCAAAGCATATAGCATTGAAACTACAACATAAAGCCCACTTCCATCCTACTCAATAAGCGCCAATAAGTCACTCATTTTAGAAAAAGTTTTAGTTGCTAAAGGCATCAATTCATTATCGGGATCGTGCGCGGTGTAACCAAAAACATCAAAACCACCAGCTTTGGCTGCTTTTACACCAGAAAGACTATCTTCAATAACTAAACATGCTTCGGGATTGAAGCCCATGGTTTTTGCTGCCCATAAAAACACGGCAGGATCGGGTTTCCATTTTTTCAGGGCATAGCAACTAAAAATACGGCCTTCAAAAAATGGCAATAAACCAGCGAGACCTAAATTAAGTCTGATTTTAGACTCAGGACCACTGGA
This genomic interval from Tamlana carrageenivorans contains the following:
- a CDS encoding mannose-1-phosphate guanylyltransferase, coding for MKKNYYAILMAGGVGSRFWPVSTEEFPKQFHDMLGTGDTLIQKTFHRLAKLIPQENIFILTNARYNDLVLEQLPEVTQRQVVLEPAMRNTAPCILYASLKIQKENPDAVMIVAPSDHWIEDEDTFSKNVEQAFEFCSENDALMTLGIQPTFPNTGYGYIEYDKTSAEAIKPVNQFREKPDYETAKAFISQGNFLWNAGIFMWSVKTVINTFQKNQPELFELFKSGISAYNTNAEADFIKENYPKAENISVDYAIMEKSKNVYVIAAEFDWNDLGTWGSLYDKLDKTENGNAVVNARVLPEDASGNMIRTKKDKIVVIDGLQDYIIVDKEEVLLIFPKSKEQDIKKVLQNVRDKFGEQYG
- a CDS encoding DUF389 domain-containing protein, producing MSEENKFSFSEEEAEAKVNKVDEAAEAEKAKSVEQSKDAVKKDAQGLLASIKVFLRELLDFREDTDREATTKAIVADIPFKGATAWILVCSIFVASIGLNANSTAVVIGAMLISPLMGPILGIGLSIAINDIDTLKKSLINLATMIVLSLLTAFLFFWLFPLSEDTSELLGRVRPDIRDVLIAFFGGLALIIARTKKGTIASVIFGVAIATALMPPLCTAGYGLAKGNFVYFGGAMYLFTINTIFIALATFLVLKLLRFPMLKYANSKRRQFISRAAMLLAIVVMIPAVWTFINVLNESNFNRDASTFIRKELTDLPHGEYIKNNATYTYFDDKTSVIELNTFGLDEISETTITLLRNRLKDYRALSTTTLNINQNRSKNLDNFKYMEELRTRDSLDLLTQNQKIRYLEDKLRGFSQLESSYMAFDGLTEELKINYENIEQFSYGNVINTNFTKKDTTPVFSVKWKKEYKDELRQKDKDKLEKWLKLKLDLDTLVVRRIN
- a CDS encoding SprT-like domain-containing protein, producing the protein MQDTLQNYIPKKAVPLILQLLEHEHLTIKIKNERKTRHGDYKRLPNGRHQITVNSNLNCYRFLITLVHEIAHLEAFKTYGKFIKPHGKEWKYTFQRLMLPFLNPEVFPLDLLPLLARHFKNPKASSDTDAHLSLALKQFDAPNDKTYIFEVPMGRHFKIYNGKIFQMMKKRVKRFECVEVKTGKVYLFSPNAEVELLN
- a CDS encoding HAD family hydrolase, which encodes MNKKYKCIIFDCDGVLVDSEPTSIQVLVDIANEYGANIDLEYGMKHFKGSFFTACKQMISDLTQKQLPDSLEDEYRNRSFEAFQKKMEPVEGVKDVIGRLHLPFCVASSGPESKIRLNLGLAGLLPFFEGRIFSCYALKKWKPDPAVFLWAAKTMGFNPEACLVIEDSLSGVKAAKAGGFDVFGYTAHDPDNELMPLATKTFSKMSDLLALIE